GTTGGGTGATTGACCACCTCGCACCCAATCGAAATCCTGGACTTGAGTATGTTTACTCTCGTACACCTGCTTACATTGTCAgccatctcccttctccaacaccAGGTTGTATCAGTgttaaaaaaaaaaaaaaaaaaaaaaaacttgCCGGCTGAGTGGATCGCAGAAATGACGGATAAGCTCCAAAGGCAAGGTTTGTGCAATGCTCAATAACCGGAAGAGAAGCAACGTTCAGCAACACTTTTGTGTTTGTCGAGGAATGTATTCTAAACTGCTCCAAAAACAAATCAATTTTTTGAAAATCGGCTTTTTCCCCAcacgaaaaaaaaaaaaaagactaTTTGCGTACCTGCTGGGCACCGACAATGACGAGACAGTCCACCATCTCGGAGAGCATGGCGCTGCCTGGCAGGACGGGGGCTACCATGATACATTGCTCAAGATCCTTGGCGTGCAGAGCTGTCAATATAGGTTTTGGTAGTGCTGTGTATTGTACTGTTGTCGTTCCATCCGCTGCTCCTGGTTCAGGTTCAGGTTCAGGTTCCGCTTCCCGTTTCGTCGCATGCCGGGGTAATAGGTCGATCACACAGCGACGaagggatgagagggatAGTGTGTATGCGCCTGTACCCGGTGCGAGCTCGGGTCGTACAAGGGTATCTGCGAGGCAGGATACCGTGTGCGTCGTAGACGTGGACGTGGACGTGGACGTGGACGTGGACGTGGACGTCGACGTAGATGCCGGTGTAAAAGTCGATGGTCCTGGGGTTTGGgaaacatcatcatcagaagaagaagacgacgcTGTCAAGCTCGAGATATTTGGCGTTGCATGTGAAGAAACGGTAGGGATCGTGGGGATCGTTGATGGCGGTCTTGACTGGGCGGCACCAGCAGGTAAAGGTAAAGGTGAAGATTTCGGTTTTGTAAATGCGAATCGACTCTTTGgcttttcttttgctcTCAGAATAGCCACTTTACTTTCAAGCTCTGTTATTTGCTACTGACAGTATGTCAATATCCAAATAAGTATCTCGCATGGTTTTCTTTTTATTCACCTCCCCCAGTCAAACataaaagaaaagaaagcaATCACACTTACACTAGCATATCTTCCACGATCGTACTTGGGTAATCCCTCGCCAAAACTGTCCACCAATGCCCTCAAAGACGATATACGTTTGGATATATCAATAATTGATGTCGATGGTGCCCCTTCTAAAGACTGCAGTATTCCTGATTAAAGCCATAAGCAACCCAGTGAgcaaaaaaggcaaaaaagcgaaaagaagaggagtaGCAAACGGACCTTGCTTCTGAGAATGGAACAATGAATGCAGCTCAGCTGATTGCGCTGTAGACACAACGCCCTGCTCGTTGGTAGCCATTTTTGTCGGTACGGGCTTTTACCAATTTTGATGAGCTTTCGTCTTCTACTCGAGCAGCTGGGTAGTTTGCAGCAGTTGCAGCGAGAGTACCCTCCTCCCGAATAAACTTGGTCAAAACACCAAAGATGGGCGTTATCACTCCTCGCTTACGTACGCCGTTCAAGATGCGAGAATGATTTGAGGAAAAGGTAAGAAAGCAGCCGCAATACAGCCAACACGCAGTACAGTTATCCGAAACCTATTGACCAATGCATATTTATGAATTCTAGTGATTTATTTTTATTCTTGATTTGTACATGACTAAGATAGAGAGAGATGAATCTAGTTActgaaaagaaaacacatctttttttttcttccatcacaACACCCAATATCCCCACACAACGCTACTCTCCTACACTGACACCAAGACACCAAGTCTATACACTCTAAGCACCCATGACAAGGGTAAGAAGAGCCATTCGGACCTGTTTGCGAGATTAGCAATTGTAccagaagagaaaaaaaaattgcCACAAAAAACTCACGAAAAGACCGTATCGCATCTGCCTAAAGTACGCCGCCCTCTTGGAGTCAAAGTCGACTTCGGGGTCAATCTCGTTCACCCTAGGCAAAGGGTGCATGACAATCGCCGactccttggccttctccaatACATCATTGTTGATGACATAGATGTCCTTGACAGCTTCGTACTCCGCAACGTTCTCAAATCGTTCCTTCTGTACTCGAGTAACGTACAAGACGTCAGATCTAGACACAATCTCATCAGTGAGAGTGAAGGACTCGGTGA
The nucleotide sequence above comes from Cryptococcus neoformans var. grubii H99 chromosome 1, complete sequence. Encoded proteins:
- a CDS encoding tubulin folding cofactor C, producing MATNEQGVVSTAQSAELHSLFHSQKQGILQSLEGAPSTSIIDISKRISSLRALVDSFGEGLPKYDRGRYASQITELESKVAILRAKEKPKSRFAFTKPKSSPLPLPAGAAQSRPPSTIPTIPTVSSHATPNISSLTASSSSSDDDVSQTPGPSTFTPASTSTSTSTSTSTSTSTSTTHTVSCLADTLVRPELAPGTGAYTLSLSSLRRCVIDLLPRHATKREAEPEPEPEPGAADGTTTVQYTALPKPILTALHAKDLEQCIMVAPVLPGSAMLSEMVDCLVIVGAQQFRIHSSTNTKVLLNVASLPVIEHCTNLAFGAYPSFLRSTQPVYESKHTQVQDFDWVRGGQSPNWSLLTTDQASALFTQEMASRLYQYNSPRNGVNEWRWEWNGMERLSS